The stretch of DNA tttttgttgggggtcgcagtgcaatgaagtttgagaacccctgatctaggctAACCCCCTGTATAGCATGGGCCAGAAAACCTCTCCCACACGTCCCTGTATTAAGCCCAAAGCCtagttagactaaagcatttcagatCTCAGGAGACTgtgagccacaggcagggaacGGAAGAGAGCGAGGGGCCACCCATGCCCCAGGCCTCGGCGCCAGCTGGGAATCAGGGAGATCCATCCCGATGATCCCAGCAGGTGACCCAGCCTGCAGAGGTAGGGTCCCTGCCACCTGGACCATCCTTAcagccagtggcagaggtggggatgGAACCTCAGAGTCCTGACTCCTTGTCCACTTTGCTCTGATCACGCTCCCCTCCTctagctgggaatagaacccaggagtcctgactccctggcCTCCTCCTGCTCTAACCTCTAGGCTTCCTCTCTTATAAATAGATTCCAGGACTAAAGGTTTAACCCAGCACATCAGGAGGCTCCAATCAATACTCCAGGGCAGATTCTCTCCCAGAGGATTCCCTTTCGACTCACACTGAGTCGCCACATGtcagagcagcccccaggctgctctaTCCTGAGCAGGCAGCCGGTGCGGGAGCTACTGAGCAGCAGAGAAGAAACAGCAGCTGCTCCAGTGGGGAGtgttgggaggtaggtggggagGTGGCGCCCCCTACAGAACACACCCCAGAGTGACAGGGCTGATTCAAACCCTGCAGTGTAAAAATCGCCGAGCACTTAATTCTCAGCTCCTAACAGCCTTGGCCTGCAGGCCTGGGAACCCTGGCTTGAACCTCTCCTGGGTGTGCGACAGGCCAGACAACACAGCAGAAGTGCCAGgctcccccccaaccccggcTCTCACCTCTACAGACACAGCCTTGTCCACGCTCCTCCTGCCGGGAGTCTCGGGGCCTGTCTGGGTCTTGGCTGGCACCATCTCTGGAGCTCGGGAGGGGTTATTGCTCTTAGGGAGTTGTGGGGGACCATGCCCGAAGCCCGGTGTGCCCAGGGTATCTGTGGAGGCGGTCAGGTCATGGAGGTTCATCGGGGGGCTGGTGGGGACCTCGAAATCTAGACCCTTGCTGAAATCGGTCTCTGGCGCCACCTTCTTCGGGGACTGGCTCAGGTTGTTGGACTGAGCCCACATGCTCTCATCCACTTGCCTGCCAATGGAACAGAGAGTTCAGAGGTCCCCGTGGGGGGCCGGGAGGTGGGGGGATAGGGGGGGCAGCTGCGCAGCCAGGAAGTGCTGTAAGCTGttgccaaacacattttcaaCCACATCGAACAGTTCAGTGTTGGTCGATACGTTTATCAACCACCACCAAATAAtggaacattttcagttttcaaaacaaaattttgttttttaaccaaaaaaggtttttcaaccccctccccccacctgttgggtttggggttttttttttgtttttgtttttgtcaaacGTACCCAAAAAATTTCACACTTGCAAACTCAATTGAAATTTCCCACCAGGACTAAATCGTCCTTTCCCAGGCAGCACTAATGATAATTGTTTGTATTCCAGTAATTACTGGCGCACCTAGAGGCTGTAATGAGCAccattgtgttaggcgctgtacaaacccagaacaaaaaggcagcccttgccccaaggagcttccaCTCGAAGACGAAAGACAACGGGTGgatagagacagacagacagacgggcaGCTCAAGGGACCTGTGAGATTAACCTGTGAGATTATTCTGATTGGTGCATGGAGAGACTCCAGGTGTTGAGGTGCCCAAATCCCTTGGAGGGTCTGAACCCAGCTGCCCAAGCACCGTCAGGTGCAGGCCTCAGGGCAGAGGACAAGTGGCTGTGGGCATAGTTACAGGGAGCACCTCCCATGCCTGAGAGAGCAGGAAGCGGCTGGCTGGGAAATTTGACAAAGGGGTGACTAAGAATGGGATCATTGATGGAGCGGAGAGAGGAACCagacccctccctctgccccagcagggATCAGGGTCCAGGGAGCCAGGACCCACCCTGGGGTGTGATGGAAGGGACTCCCCTGTGGATCCGGGCTGGGAGGGCACACCAGGATctgggcccagggagctgggACCTACCCTGGGGGTGGGATAGCAGGATACTCCTGGGGATCCGGGCTGGGAGGGGCTCACCTGCGGATCTGGGTGAGGGTGTCTGTCACCGTCTTGCAGCGCTTCAGCAGGCCGTCCAGCCGGTGCGGCTCCTCCTTGAGGAACTTCACGGCCTCCACCTCTACCCGGAGCACCACCCGCATCTTGCTCTGCAGGCTGGggaagtgagctggggcgggagAGGCGCAGGGTCAGAGCAGGCCCAGGGAGGGCTGAGCAAGACCCTCCTCTCCCGGCTGCACAGGAATTCAAAGCCCTGCACCCAGAGACGCACCCGGCTCTGCCGTGCCCATGTCTGCCTGGCACAGCTGGGAGGAGGTGGCTGGGAGAACTTAGGGGAAAACCCTCCTCCACTTCCGTCCTAGGAGAAAAGCCCCCGTGATTGCAGAGGGGCAGCTCATGGGCACTCCCTGTGTAGGCAgacccagccacagcccctaACACAGACACACCCGGCCAAAGCACCACACCACGCACTCGCAGGGCCGGAGAACCGTGCCACGCACTCGCAGGCCCAGAGCACCCTTTGCCTACTCACACAGGGTTTCTGTACGTCCGGGTTTCCCTGAACACGACCTCTTTTTTGGCCCTCCAATCTCCGTCCGGGCAGATTTTTGACATAGGGACAAAGGTCCGTGGTTTTTCCTCACTTGTTCTTTTACCTCGCTGACGgagctgggcagctagagagcagcagctgctggctgggtgcccagctctgaaggccgccCCGCCGCCTtgcagcaacgcagaagtaaggggggcctggtatggtattgccatagAAACTGTACCCCCCGCCTGCCCGTGGCAGTGTCCTCTCTTTGGGACCTTGAAATACGGTAACCTAGAGAGGTGAAAATACCCGTGCTTCTGGGTCTAGTGCTTCcttgctgctttctctctctgctgccctGATCTTTCTCCTGCttgccacccccacacccagaccctgcCAAACCCCCACCAGCCACACAGTTCAGATACTCGGGCAGCCTCCCACGGGCCTGTGTTATGGGTGGAGGCTCCTGTTTGTTCGTTCACCCTGAGCACAGGGCGGCTGTTACACCCACTCTGCTCGCTGCGCTGTTTGTACGCTCTCTTTCTCGCTCTTGCGGCCGGGCTGTTCAGGGCTGTCACTGCTTTCAGGGTGACGGGCGGAGCTAGTGTTAGGGGCTGGGTCAAACCTGGTTGAAAGTGGGCAGCCGTAACTTGTTATCTGCACTTGAGGGAGAGGGGCACCTGCCATGGGCACGGGGAGCCTTGACCAAGGATGTGCAGCAAGTCGGTGGCAgggccaggattagaactcagggggctcctggctcccaggcttgtgcTCCCCGCATTCGCTCTGGCTGCTGGCCACGTTCAGCAACCGCGTGACAGGCTGGGGTGATGGGGAAGGGGCGCTCTCCCTGATTGATCTAGAGGCCAGGCCAAGCCCAGCCCCATGTTTGCTGTCTGTCCACATGTCCCTCCTCTGACTGCATCACCCCCATGCCCTCCGCAGCTCTTCACGCACCTACACGGAGCATCTGGCTTGGCTCCCAGAAGCATAAACTCTGCCATGTTCTATGCTAAATGCGGGAGGGGGACTCCAGCCCAGAGATGGGCCATGGCAGCGGGTGTGGAAGGCTGAGCGCAGCCctttgggggcgggggcggccGAGGCAGGGCCCCAAGCACCATGAGCTGTCAGATCCACTCAGGCAGCGTCTCCGGCACTCACTCTCTGACAGCTAGCAGAGCAAACAGGGACTCCGCCACGCAGGCAGTCATGTGGGAGAGCCGCAAACACACCGGCAGGCATGCATCCACGCAAACGCACAGCAACACACAATCCAGACACGTGCAACCAGCCCGCAGCCCAAATACATGAAACATGCAACCCAGAGACGTGCAAACACGCAGGTAGCACATCACCCAAACATGCAGGCAACACGCCACCCAAACACAGGCCGGCAACATGCAACCTGAATACGTACAAAGACTTGCAAGAATGCAGGAAACTGCAACCTGCAAACTTGCAAGCATATGCAAACACACACGCATGCTCACACAACCCAAATACATACAAACATATGATACAAGCACGTGAACACACCAATGCAGGGAGACACACACAAACCCAGACATGCAGATACACCGACAACCCAGACACATACAACTCCCAAATCCATGACTCACACGGCCAAAAACTTACACACCTGGTTCACACATGGGACATATGCAAACTTCCACATGTGTGCAATTACAGGGTCACGTCTGCCAGCTCCAAACCACAAGCCAACCCCACAATAAAATCAAAGGTCCCAACGCCTCAAGGGTGAAGCTCTGAAAGCTGCCTTAGGGGGTTGGATGGACGGTTCTCATTGACTCCACTGGGACTGGGGATGCAAATTTCACCCTAAAAGCACACCGAGTGCATGTGGACACAGAAACACCTGTAACTGTCGGCACATATGCCCCTGGGCACACGCACGCGCTCACAGTAAAGCAGACATAGCGTCCTATATAAACTCAAACAACAAGTGTGCCTGCAAACTTACACACAAACCATCCTGAACACTGATCCCGGGCACACACAGGTCTCCAGGGCTGCCCTGCACCCACCGCCACACAAATCACAGAAATGGAGGGCGGGAAGCCACCCAGCCCCCCtggcgctgaggcaggaccaagcaaacctaggccatccctgacggGTGCAATTGAGTGCGCTTGGATAGCATTCAGGGGTGCAAGGTAATCCCTCCCACGATCCTACCAGCCCCCCAGACCTATGCACtcctggagcctcccccccccgccaccgccCTCTCCTCTTGCCGGCCCCCTCTCACCCTTCAGTTCTGTGAGCGTCTCCCCCAGCTGTTTCAGCACCACGgccttctcctccagctcctgcacaGGGACGAGCCGGTGATTGTCCTTCTGAATCTTCTCCACCGACTTCTCCAGGTCGCTGTAAGCACACCGTGCGAATGTCACTCCCCCGTCCTCCGGGAAGGGTCCcaatgctggagggcaggggagcagccGGTCTGGATCGGTGAGTGCGGGCAGGGCCCCCAGGGCACGCACGCAAGCCTAGCAGCTCAGGCCCCGGGCAGTTTTCCCCTTGGGCCGTTAGCAGCTCTGGTACCTATTCAGGATCATGCACCGGCAGGAAGGCCGACCAGGGGCCTCTCCAAACTGGCCCATTGGTGCTAtggccaatttataccagctgtggggagctggcccAACAGACTTTAATTCCCAGAGCTATCCCCAGGCCCTCTTGGAGAAGGCAGAGAGCCACAGACAGAGCCAGGGACGGGCACTGGGCGCCCCGCCCCATCAGGGACGGACTGCAATCCCGCCCTCACTTTAACTGCTGGGTAATCAGCTCTTCCTCATTCAGGTAGCGGAGCCGCTCCTCCTCCACCAGGCTGCGCTGGCGCTGCAGGGGGTCCTCCTGCTTGCGCATGGTGTCCGTCACCCGCACGCTGATCTCCGTCTCCGTCCGCCGCAGCATCGTCTTCACGGTCTCCTGGTTCTGCAGCTGTGAGGCCagagaggcgggggggagggggggacagagACGGGAGGGGAGGGCGTGAACTGGGGATATGTCAGGGAGCACGAGGAAACGGAAAAGCCGACCGATTCTGTCCCCCTCCCCTACGCAGATCCAAACACCCAGAAAGGcaatgcagggcagggggagccgggactcctgggttctattcccactcCTAGCCGagagtgtgatctagtggttagagcaagggactgggagccaggacccctaGGTTCTACTCCCAGTCTTTCCTAGTAGAACAGGAGACAGGGAGCGCCCATTTGCACATAGGAGGGTGAAGGGTCAGGGGGGATTCAAGGCTGGCTGGGAACCTGGGGGTCTGCCACCCAGCTGCCAAGTGCCCTGCCAGCAcaagctggggatgagggggattCCCCGGGGCCATATGTGTGAGGTGCTGACCCCAGCTCTGGGGATAACATGGGGCTGTCGCTCCCCGGGTGAGAATGTGGTGGTGGTACTGGGGGGCACAAGTCGATTACACATTACCCCTCAGCACGACAGGTGGGTGCAGACATGGTGGGGGGCTCACCAGGGatccccttttcctctgtcccacTGGAGAGCAACCAACCACCCTTCGTCACGACTACCAGGCTGGCTCCTGTGTCCACCCGTGGGTCAGCTTAAAAATCAAAAAGCTGGCAAAGATGGTTCCCCCAACCCCACCAATCTGCGTGCTTTCCCTGGGCAAAGCTGCCGGGCTCCGCCCCTCTGGTTCGCCTGGCAATCCTGGCTGTGGCAGGGTCTGCCAAGGAGGGTCAGGGCGAGACAGACGCAGGGGCGGGTGTACGTGGCACAGGCTGGACTTGGAGCTCTGACATACATCCCCAGGAATCTGGCCGATTGACGGAAGGAGCCGGGCCTTGGGAGGGCATCAGCCATTCCCAGTCCGCCTGTCTGGaccgcttccccctcccccatctccgcAGCGCCAGCCGGAATCACCACTCCCCCCAAATCTGTCACTGGTAATTAGCTTTGGAGCTAGGCAAGGCCAAGAAAAGCTGAACCTGGCCACCGAGATCCCTGGCTCCTGAAGGGGAGTTGCCATCTGCCTGGCCGTGCAGTGCCAGGGCGAGCACCACCCAGCAGGAAGGGTGGGATTCTGGTGCAAGCTGCGGGAGGGGGTACGAGctagcagggagagaggaggggaacaGGGTGCAGGGGGGGCCCAGCTGTGGATGTTGGGGAACGCTGCTCTGCTACCCCAGATCTTAACTGGACACGTAACAGCCAATCCACCCTTTGCCAACCAACCAACGTGCCTTTGCTTTGCTCCAGGCCAAGAAGCGGGGCTGAGTCCAAACCCTGACTGGTGAACGGGCTGCAGAGCcttctgcccccgcagctccagTTCTCATCCCGCCCAGCCCCGCCGGGGCTATTGCCACGGAACGGCTCTTTGGTGGCCTGTGGGCGTTGGCGGGTCTCAGGCTGGTTCCCGTATCACCCGCACCGCAGGCGTAGAAGGTGGTTTCGGACAAGAGGCTGAGGATACAATGGGACGTGGAGGCCAAGCTGCCCCCTTAGGGTCTGTCTGCACTGTGACAAAGGGGTGCTCTTACCTCGGGTTCAAAGAGCAGAGAAGACACCGCAGCGTGAATGAGGGGGAGCCTGGGGTTAAAGCCAAGTGGCCGGatcttcactgctatttgaaCCCGAGTTAAGACCACACCTCGTTTTGCAGCGTAGGCCTGACTTGGGGGGTCCGTGAGCCGACTGGGCTATTCCTGCCTGCGGGTGACCTTCCCCACACCCTGCCACCCGGCCAGTGGGGCCAGGAGCTCTGTGCTAGGAGGCGAGGCAGGACTCTGATGGCCCTGAGCCGCACATGCCCCGACGAGAGCCGGCGGGCTCGCTCCCGGATGGCTCCCCTCACCTGCAGCTTCTTCAGCTGCTGCAGCTGGTTGCGGAGGTCGCTGGCGTTCTGCTGCAGGCCGTGGAGGTGGAGCTGCATGTGCAGGCGGGTGATGGCCGTCGGCTGCCCGGCCGGGGTGCTGGTGGCGGAGGGGTGCGAGGGGGCAGGGATCGGCGTCCCCGAGCAGCTCCGGCTGGCGGCTGAGAGCATGAACAGAGCAGGACAGCCAATGAAGTGCTAAGTCCAGGGAAggctcccaccccttctccctcattctctgcccccctctcctccccagcctagACATGCACGGTGCTTTTGATCCAGAGGGGAGGCCCTACAGAAATATAAGTCACCCCACCTTGATCTCCCTTTCAGAGCCCGGATCCCAGTGTGAGCTCATTCCCACCGGTCCCCTCCGGCAAGAGGCACCCCAAGCCGTGGCTGGGTCTGCAAACCTGTTTCTCCCACCTTCCACAGAACCCACGTCCCCCTCCCGGCCCTGGGGCTAAACCCAGCCCCGTTGCTGCCCAAAGGCGGGTGGGTTTGGTGCTCAGAATTGTACCCTCAGACCAGGCAGCAGGAAGCCAACTGCCAAGGAGCCCCTAGAAACAGAATCACCCAAACACTCACCTGGGCGCTCCCAGTGCGGGCAAGGGGGTGATTGTAGAGCACCGAGCGAGGAAAGCACTGCTGTGCGTGGGGCCGGCCCCGTGGGGGAGGAGCtgctgtgtgggggtggggctgggccggggggggggaggagctgctgtGCATGGGGCCAGGCGGATGCGGGAGGAGCTCctatgtgggggtggggccaggcgggtgggggaggagtggctGTGTGGGGCGGGGATGGGCCAGGCTTCCTGGGTCTTTCTGTGGAGCTGCTCAGTGGCTCCCTCAGAAGCCACGTTCCTCACTGcagtgaggggcagggggcagagggcagAGACCCATCCTCGAGGGCTGACGCCACCTGCCCAGGAGGGGGAGCCCTGGAGGCCCCTCCCACATGCTCCTGGAGCCCAAAGTCCCACGCCAGCTACCCCAATGGCAGCTCCATGGCCCCGGGAGTGGGAGGACCCAGTgcaccagcacctcctgcaggcgGAGCTTGGGGCTGCGGCTCCCGTCGCTCCCACCCAATCACTTACGTGCTGACGGGGGTGTCCCTCCATTGGTGGCGTCCGTCTTCTCGCTGCATGGAGGGGAGGGCGGCGGGTGAGAGCGGGTTAAACAGTCCCAGCCCCGGCCCAGGAGAGCCGGCAAAGCGGGGAGGCCACCGAGCTAAGCCAcgagcaggggaggaggtgcccGGAGAAGGACGTTAACTGAGACGCGTTGGGGTCATGCTGCCCCCTCCCAATCTCTCCCCTCGAACAGCCCCAAAGGGAGACCTCGCTTCTCCCTTCCCATGCTGAGTACGCTGGGGTTCCCCTGGGCCGTGAGGCCTTGAGTGGGGGGAGCCAGTGAGATCTGCAGCTGCTCCGAGGCCCCTTTGCACTGTTAGAACTTCCTGCACCGGCCCGAGTGTCCATGAGCACTGGGCCTGctggtggaactcactgccacaagatagcGGCCCAGAGCTTAGCAAGGATCGAGCGAGTCCAGGGAGAACAAGACTCTCCAGAGTCAGAGAAATTCACAGTGAAAGGACAGGACCCCAAGTGCTTTGGAAGAGCCGTCGATGCTCCTGGCTCAGAGCGGGAGCCAGCCTCCAGCAAACGGGGTGGTAGGAAGAGGCTGGCTGGGCCAAAGTTGCTCTGTAGGGGGAATCTGGAACCTTGCTCGGCAGTAGCTGGTGCTGGGCCACATAGGCCACGGGCGTGGTCCTTACTGCCATTCCTAAGAGCCTATCACAGGCCTGGTCCCCGGGCCCTGCTCTGCTGTCAGCACTGGCGAGCCCAGCGGGTGCGATTGGCAGCGATGGGGCtgcccaggggagcagggagcagggcctcgttTGCAGACAATCCATGTGTCTGGGGCGCTATCCCCACCGACCTGGAGAATTTGTTGGGGCCCGCCGGGGTTGAGAGTGATGCTCCGCGCCCTTGGGTTTCCTCTCTGCAGCCGCATCACAGGGCGGGGCTTAAAGCCTCCAATCACCACGCGCTTCCATTGAATGACACCGCGTTCCCGTAAAATAGCCCCAGCGCCCCCTACAGGACATTGCGGGATGTAGCTCGCGGCCACTGGTGAGATCGCCAGGAAAGCCCGGGTCATGGCCAACCTGCCACCTGTCCCACGCCGAGGCAAGATGAGGGGCTTCCTGCCCCCCTTTCTTACCTGGGGGTCTCGCCCTCGGAGCCCCGGAGCAGCGCGCTCTGCACCAGCCCTGTCAGGCTGGCGATCTGCTTCTCCATGGCTTCCATCCGTTCCCtttggggggtagggagggaaaAGAGCTGTATTAGATCCAGGCTCCAGCAGACGGGACCCTCCAGGGCCTGGTATCTGCAGGGGAGGCCAAGGGCCTATGGACTCCAGGGTCCTGGCCTTGCCAGGAGGATGCCCCATCTGAATCCATACCCCCCTCAGCGTTTGAACCCTTTTGGGAGTCTCAGGGCCAGACCCTCGTCTAGTGTAGATCAGTGGAGCTCCCTTGAGGTCAATTCCCTCCTCGTGCCCATGCGCGCCGGCCAGGGATCCAAtcctccgtctctctctctctgctccagccTCCCACCACCGTCCCTGGCAGTAGAGACCgggcaatatttaaaaagggatcTCACCCCTCAGGCTGTCCCTGAGGGCCTTTTCCTTCTTTGAGACTCGTCCTCCCCTGTTGGGGCCCTGGGCGGCCTGTGAATAATGAGTCCATCTGAGGCCCGCAGCCGCTTGCCAGTACAGCGGCCCGTGACGGGACAGCACTGCTAATTCCATCGACCTTTGTTGTCCTCCTACATCCTCCCCACCTCATTTCCTCCCACGTCTCTCTCCCCCTGGACAGCTCCCTaatggctccccccaccctcccctgaCAGCCCAGCTCACGGCCCTGGAAACAACAAATGAGACCATCATTGCTTGGGAGATGAAGAGACAGGCACAGAGATGAAAGGCAAGATAATGGGTTATTTCCATACCAGCTACCTGCCTGTATGCAGCTTTCCCTGCTGCACCGGCAGGGTTACAATGGGGGCTCTGGCTTTTTGTACACGGGCTGGGGAAGACAGAATCTCTCCCTTTTGTACGGGGCCCCTAGCCTCACAGTGCTTGATGAGCTGGGATAGGGACACATTGccagggaaaccgaggcacagagtgataaggggccaggatttcaaggGGGTACATATACATGGCCGTGGGAGCAggctccctcccagcccggtACACAGACTCATGCCAGCATGCTGCAAAGAGCTGTGTGGACATCCCGGCGGGACTGCCTGGCTTGCTCCCACCTCAGGCCCTGACTACGCAGCTCCGTGGGTGCTGAGCTGTCTTGCAGACATGGCCATCGGCgtcacaatgggagctgaggggtaGCAAAGCTCCAGCTCAGAGTGACACAGGGTGCCCGTGAAAAGCCAGGCACTGgactcaggtctcctgaatcccagcccagtgccttatccacaagaccatcctccctCCTCGTCATCCCACTCAAGTTTTTCTCTACAAAGTGGCACCAAGAGGTGACCCAGACCCCagattcccccacctccataACCTGCCTGATGCAGTAGCCAAGCTCCAACAGCAGGAAAGACTcaagaaaaagaacccaggagtcctgaggccCAGTCCCCAGCTCAAACATCTCTATCGCTGGATCATACTCTACTGCTGACAGCCAATTACTGCatctcaggactcctgggttctaattccCGTCTCTGCCACTGCTGTGTGACTGtcacctctctgtgactcagtttccccacctggaaGAGGGGGATCCCAAACTGACCAACATGGCAAACCCAGGACTCAGTCTACTCATCCCATCATTGCTGGGAAGCTGCCGACCCAAGCCCGGCTCCTTACCTTGTTTCCGTATCCTTGGCAGGCACAGGAGGGCTGAACCCTGACAGGGGTCGATCCCCAGGGCCTGGGAAGAGTTCGGGGGGGCCCGAGGAGCTGGGGTTCCGGGGCTTGCTGACGGGGCTCTCCATGAAGACTGAGGAGCAGGAGTCTTTGCGGAAGGACTGGCGGACGGGCGAGGACCTGCTGGACGGCCCCGAGTAGGGGCTGTGAGGGCTCTGCCCCTGCTGGACGTCCACCAGCCGGCCGTCGGCCATCTTCTGCGGCGAGGACGGGGGCATGCGGAAGCCGAGGCTGGGCCCGTAGGTGTCGCTGTAGATCTGGGCGTTGGGCTTGTACAGGCTGTCCTCCAGCTCCGTCTGCAGGGCAGCCGCTGAGTAGGTGCTGAGGGAGCGGACCGAGCCCCGTTTGTAGAGCCCCCCGGCGTAGGCAAAGGGGTCGCCCATGCCGGCCAGGGACTGCGTGGAGGTGATGCTGAGCCGGCCCTCGTGCACCATGCCGTAGGGGTCAGCGTACAGCCCCTCGTTCTTCACCAGCACCATGTTCTTGCCGGCCAGGTCTTCGTCCGGCTTGACATCCCGGCGCTCCAGGATGGCGCTGGGGCTGGGCGACACGCCCGGGGCGGGCGGCAGGTTGGAGAGGCGCTCGCCGTGGTGCACGGGGCTGCCGGCATAGGAGGGTGGGCGCCCGCCGCTGTAGGACATGCGGGAGCGGGACGGGGAGGAAGACTGGAGCAAAGGTGGAGGGGAGCCGGAGGGGAGGTGGGAAGCTGGGGACATGGTGTTCAGCCGGCGGGTGGGGGATGACTCCCTGGAGGTATAAACCATCTCCCGCTGCAGGGAAGAGAGAAGTGCCACCGAGGCTGTAAGCACtcacccctctctcctccctgcagAGGGAGCACCCCTGCTGTACCCCCATTCTCCCTGGTGACCCCCCTAGATGTGCTGGCGGTTCACATTTCACACACTGAGCTGCGGCAGGTGACGGTCACTTGCACATGGGGTGGTTTAGAAGGCAGATGGGACTGGGCAGACACAGGACAGGAGGGCGGGGATACCAACACTGCCTAGCTCCCTCCTCTCCGCCGCAGCCCATAGCACGGGGCCAAGTGCCAGGCGCACAGAAAGGGCCCGATCCTCTGTTGCCAGCCGCAGGATGGCCATGTCTTGCGCCCACTTTGCACTAGTGTCAAGGGCTGCgcagggggcagggcaatggagaaccaGGCCTAGAGTCTGTAGTATGGGGGTGATCTTGCGtctacgcacacacacacagactctcaCACACGTTGCTGCTTCTCGCATAAGCAACTGGGATTGGAGGCTGGGGGTTAAGGGAGGGGAGCCCTATGGGGCTTGAGCTGCTTGTTTGTAAACATCGAtgctttcaaacacacacacacagatgcgtGCTGTCAGCAGAGCCAAAtaatcacccccccacacacacacacacacccatacacaCATGCACTGTGAAATCAGGAGACGCTGCCAAAGGGACTTAGAGCCCAGGGAAGATCACACAAAGTGGGGAGGGTCACTGGAGGCAGCAGTGGCCAGAAGGCAGATCCTGGAGTAAACCCGGaacccctcacccactcctggcAAGACCAGAACACCAGATCCCAGTGCAagcccagccttccctccccactcctagGATGAGACTGGAATGCCAGATCCTGGGGCAAACCCAACCCCTGAAGAACCAGCCCCCCGTTGACCTTCACCCTGATGCACCCCAGAAATGAAGATCAGCAGCATCCCACACGCCCGGGCAAATTGCAGCTCCCTCGCTCTCTCTCCAGGAGCACAACAATTTACTCTGATTAATACCCTAATCAGCATGTTTATGACTCCACTGCCATGGCTCAGACCATCCAATCTCCTAAAGCAACCCATAACAgcgctgcagctggggctgacaAATGGGAGCTCATAACTCCTTCCACAAATATACCCAGGCACCAGTTTCCCcctagcccccctcccctgcccggcTCTCACACAAGCAAGGTCTGTCTGTGTGTGCGCGTGAGCATTTGCTGGCACCATTCTTCCCTGGCCCCATGGAAATGGGGtacttcttccccctcccagatGGAAAAGTTGGGACAGCCCCTCCCTGCGACAGCCCCCTTCATCTGCCCTCTCCTTACCCTCAGG from Lepidochelys kempii isolate rLepKem1 chromosome 27, rLepKem1.hap2, whole genome shotgun sequence encodes:
- the SRCIN1 gene encoding SRC kinase signaling inhibitor 1 isoform X11, with translation MPVAGWGARCFCQLDLSLRAAPAVRKSPPPPMHCPAFHFLFDPERTSTHMISADDAEYPREYRTLGNGTRRFSNVGLVHTSERRHTVIAAQSLEALTGLQKAEMDRKRDAFMDHLKNKYPQHALAIRGQQERIRDQQPNYWSFKTRSSRHSQGSQPALADQAKLSFASAESLETMSEAELPIGFNRMNRFRQSLPLSRSTSQTKLRSPGVLFLQFGDETRRVHITHEISSMDTLHALIVHMFPQKLTMGMLKSSNTAILIKDESRNVFYELEDVRDIQDRSIIKIYRKEPLYASFPASHITNGDLRREMVYTSRESSPTRRLNTMSPASHLPSGSPPPLLQSSSPSRSRMSYSGGRPPSYAGSPVHHGERLSNLPPAPGVSPSPSAILERRDVKPDEDLAGKNMVLVKNEGLYADPYGMVHEGRLSITSTQSLAGMGDPFAYAGGLYKRGSVRSLSTYSAAALQTELEDSLYKPNAQIYSDTYGPSLGFRMPPSSPQKMADGRLVDVQQGQSPHSPYSGPSSRSSPVRQSFRKDSCSSVFMESPVSKPRNPSSSGPPELFPGPGDRPLSGFSPPVPAKDTETRERMEAMEKQIASLTGLVQSALLRGSEGETPSEKTDATNGGTPPSAPASRSCSGTPIPAPSHPSATSTPAGQPTAITRLHMQLHLHGLQQNASDLRNQLQQLKKLQLQNQETVKTMLRRTETEISVRVTDTMRKQEDPLQRQRSLVEEERLRYLNEEELITQQLNDLEKSVEKIQKDNHRLVPVQELEEKAVVLKQLGETLTELKAHFPSLQSKMRVVLRVEVEAVKFLKEEPHRLDGLLKRCKTVTDTLTQIRRQVDESMWAQSNNLSQSPKKVAPETDFSKGLDFEVPTSPPMNLHDLTASTDTLGTPGFGHGPPQLPKSNNPSRAPEMVPAKTQTGPETPGRRSVDKAVSVEAAERDWEEKRAALTQYSAKDINRLLEETQAELMKAIPDLEFAAKHKQAAGSAASTPEHKPPKPQHAQKATAKIDPNGRRGSDELTVPRYRTEKPSKSPPPPPPRRSFPSSHGLTTTRTGEVIVTSKKDSSFMKKAESEELEPQKPQVKLRRTVSEVTRPASTPPIIASAIKDDDEEDRIIAELESGGVSIPAMKMVNPASRLKQSQQASPDKSKHIKQRMEYMRIQGPQQAARSSKEASGLSETSSPVSEKTTPGRTSIPVLTSFGARNSSISF